A stretch of Lysinibacillus agricola DNA encodes these proteins:
- the ald gene encoding alanine dehydrogenase — protein sequence MIIGVPKEIKNNENRVGITPAGVVAYKKGGHEVIIESSAGLGSGFTDQDYLDVGAQITKSTKEAWDVDMVIKVKEPIQEEYKYFKENLILYTYLHLAPEPELTKALLESKVTGIAYETIQLDSGALPLLTPMSEVAGRMSVQIGAQFLENPKGGKGVLLGGIPGVAPGNVVIVGAGVVGTNAAKMAVGLGANVTILDVNITRLSQIDDMFQGRVRTLASNTYNIAEAVKTADLLIGAVLIPGSRAPQLVSKEMIQTMQKGSVIVDVAVDQGGSIETIDRITTHSNPTYEVYGVVHYAVANMPGACARTSTMGLSNVTVPYGLQIANKGYRQAALDNPVLAKGINVVNGKIVYKAVADAHGLPYTDLQVELAADSTSALAVK from the coding sequence ATGATAATTGGTGTACCTAAAGAAATAAAAAATAATGAAAATCGAGTAGGAATTACTCCAGCAGGTGTTGTGGCTTACAAAAAAGGTGGTCATGAAGTAATAATTGAATCGAGTGCAGGGCTAGGTAGTGGATTTACAGACCAAGATTATTTAGATGTAGGCGCTCAAATTACTAAATCGACTAAGGAAGCTTGGGATGTTGATATGGTGATTAAAGTGAAGGAGCCGATTCAGGAGGAGTACAAATATTTTAAAGAGAATCTAATTCTCTACACATACCTACATTTAGCTCCAGAGCCAGAATTAACGAAAGCTTTGCTTGAAAGTAAAGTTACTGGAATTGCTTATGAAACAATTCAATTAGATTCAGGTGCCTTACCGTTGTTAACGCCAATGAGTGAAGTTGCAGGCCGAATGTCTGTACAAATTGGTGCACAGTTTTTAGAAAATCCCAAAGGAGGAAAAGGAGTTCTCTTAGGTGGTATTCCTGGTGTTGCACCTGGAAATGTAGTGATTGTAGGTGCTGGGGTTGTCGGGACGAATGCTGCGAAAATGGCAGTAGGATTAGGTGCAAACGTAACAATTTTAGACGTTAATATTACACGCTTAAGTCAAATAGATGATATGTTCCAAGGACGTGTTCGTACACTTGCATCAAATACCTACAATATCGCTGAAGCAGTGAAAACAGCAGATTTGTTAATTGGTGCTGTACTAATTCCAGGTTCACGTGCACCACAATTAGTTTCAAAAGAAATGATTCAAACGATGCAAAAGGGGTCTGTTATAGTGGATGTAGCGGTAGATCAAGGGGGTTCTATTGAAACAATTGATCGAATTACTACTCATAGTAATCCTACTTATGAAGTATACGGTGTTGTCCATTACGCAGTTGCGAATATGCCAGGTGCTTGCGCGCGTACCTCAACAATGGGCTTGTCAAATGTAACTGTTCCATACGGTTTGCAAATAGCTAATAAAGGCTATCGCCAAGCTGCTTTAGATAATCCTGTTTTAGCGAAGGGGATAAACGTAGTAAATGGAAAAATAGTATATAAAGCGGTAGCTGATGCACATGGATTACCATATACGGATCTACAAGTAGAATTAGCAGCAGATTCAACTTCGGCGTTAGCAGTTAAATAG
- a CDS encoding aldehyde dehydrogenase family protein, which translates to MRKNLFINGDWVEAAEYTELCSPYSSEIIAEIPKANVEEVEAALVAADAARKTMANMPLYKRAIILEKLASLLEARAEEAAELIALEAAKPISTAKAEVQRTIQTYKFAAEEAKRIHGETIPVDAAPGGDGRIAYTVREPLGIVAAITPFNFPMNLVAHKVGPAIASGNTVVLKPASQTPLTSYFIGELLVEAGLPKGALNIVTGAGSLIGNKLVTDNRVKKISFTGSPAVGIGIRNQAGLKKVTLELGSNAAVIIDENVNIDKLIPRVVSGAFAFQGQVCISVQRIYVHEKMYDLFVDKFVAATKELKLGDPLDPTTDVSALISPQDVKRTLSWIEEAKGQGAIIATGGESEGNILQPTVLLNVKPEQKVSCQEVFAPIVSIMKFTSIQEAFDQVNDSKYGLQAGIYTDNIHVALQATQKLHVGGVIINDIPTFRLDHLPYGGVKESGMGREGLKYAIEEMTEMKLVVINQN; encoded by the coding sequence AAGCAGCTTTAGTAGCTGCCGATGCTGCACGTAAAACGATGGCGAATATGCCTTTGTATAAGCGTGCGATTATTCTTGAAAAATTAGCTTCTTTATTAGAAGCACGTGCTGAAGAAGCAGCAGAGCTAATAGCACTAGAAGCAGCCAAGCCTATTTCAACCGCCAAAGCTGAAGTTCAGCGTACAATTCAAACGTATAAATTTGCTGCTGAAGAAGCAAAGCGAATACACGGAGAAACAATTCCTGTGGATGCTGCCCCCGGTGGAGACGGGCGCATTGCCTATACGGTTCGTGAACCATTAGGCATCGTGGCAGCTATTACACCTTTTAATTTCCCAATGAATCTAGTAGCTCATAAAGTAGGGCCAGCAATAGCATCAGGTAACACGGTTGTATTAAAACCTGCAAGTCAAACACCATTAACTTCCTATTTTATTGGTGAATTATTAGTAGAGGCGGGATTACCGAAGGGTGCGTTAAATATCGTTACTGGTGCAGGTTCTTTAATTGGTAACAAATTAGTCACGGATAATCGCGTGAAAAAGATTTCTTTTACAGGTAGCCCCGCTGTAGGTATTGGCATACGCAATCAAGCAGGTCTTAAGAAAGTAACGCTTGAATTGGGTTCTAATGCGGCTGTTATTATCGATGAAAATGTTAATATTGATAAATTAATTCCACGTGTCGTTTCCGGTGCATTTGCATTCCAAGGGCAGGTATGTATTTCAGTTCAACGAATCTATGTTCACGAAAAAATGTATGATTTGTTTGTAGATAAATTTGTAGCAGCTACAAAAGAGTTGAAACTTGGTGATCCCCTAGATCCTACAACGGATGTTTCAGCCTTAATTAGTCCACAAGATGTAAAACGAACATTAAGTTGGATTGAAGAAGCAAAGGGGCAAGGGGCAATTATTGCAACTGGTGGAGAATCTGAAGGGAATATCTTACAACCTACCGTACTATTAAATGTAAAACCGGAGCAGAAGGTTTCCTGTCAGGAGGTATTCGCACCAATCGTATCTATTATGAAGTTTACATCTATTCAAGAGGCATTTGATCAAGTAAATGACTCCAAATATGGTTTGCAAGCTGGTATTTATACAGATAATATCCATGTTGCTTTACAGGCAACGCAAAAACTCCATGTAGGTGGTGTCATTATAAATGATATTCCTACATTCCGTTTAGATCATCTACCATATGGTGGCGTAAAGGAGAGTGGTATGGGAAGAGAAGGGCTGAAGTATGCAATTGAGGAAATGACAGAAATGAAACTTGTAGTTATAAACCAAAACTAA